From one Cardiocondyla obscurior isolate alpha-2009 linkage group LG06, Cobs3.1, whole genome shotgun sequence genomic stretch:
- the 128up gene encoding GTP-binding protein 128up: MSTILEKIASIEAEMARTQKNKATSGHLGLLKAKLAKLRRELITPKGGGGGGEQGFEVAKTGDARIGFVGFPSVGKSTLLSTLAGVYSEVAEYEFTTLTTVPGCIKYKGAKIQLLDLPGIIEGAKDGKGRGRQVIAVARTCSLIFIVLDVLKPLGHKRLIEHELEGFGLRLNKQPPNITFKKKDKGGINLQTMCPQTELDFDTVKMILSEYKISNADITLRYDATSDDLIDVIEGNRVYVPCIYLLNKIDQISIEELDVIYKIPHCVPISAHHKWNFDDLLEKMWDYLQLVRIYTKPKGQLPDYNAPVVLNTEKRTVEDFCNKLHRSIAKEFKYALVWGSSVKHQPQKVGKDHLLCDEDVVQIVKKV; this comes from the exons ATGAGCACAATTTTGGAAAAAATCGCCTCGATCGAGGCCGAG ATGGCCCGCACCCAGAAGAACAAGGCAACTTCTGGGCATTTGGGTCTATTGAAAGCTAAACTAGCTAAGCTTAGACGTGAGCTGATAACTCCAAAAGGTGGCGGTGGAGGTGGTGAGCAAGGTTTTGAGGTAGCCAAGACCGGTGATGCTCGTATTGGCTTTGTCG gTTTTCCTTCTGTTGGAAAATCTACATTATTGAGTACACTTGCTGGGGTATACTCTGAAGTAGCAGAATATGAGTTTACAACACTTACAACTGTTCCAGGTTGTATAAAATACAAAGGTGCAAAAATAcag CTATTAGATCTTCCAGGTATTATAGAAGGTGCAAAGGATGGCAAAGGACGTGGACGACAAGTCATTGCTGTGGCACGAACATGTAGCTTAATCTTCATAGTTTTGGATGTACTGAAACCACTTGGGCACAAACGGCTGATCGAACACGAATTGGAAGGTTTTGGTCTGCGACTGAACAAGCAACCACcaaatataacttttaagAAGAAAGATAAGGGTGGTATCAATTTACAAACAATG TGTCCTCAAACTGAATTGGATTTTGATACGGTAAAAATGATCTTGtcagaatataaaattagcaaCGCGGACATCACATTAAGATACGACGCCACTTCAGACGATTTGATTGACGTTATTGAAGGGAATCGCGTTTATGTTCCTTGCATTTACCTCTTGAATAAAATAG ATCAAATAAGCATAGAAGAACTagatgttatttataaaattccaCATTGCGTCCCGATCTCAGCTCACCATAAATGGAACTTTGATGACTTATTGGAAAAAATGTGGGACTATTTACAACTTGTTAGAAT TTATACGAAACCAAAAGGACAACTTCCAGATTATAATGCACCTGTAGTATTGAATACTGAAAAACGAACTGTTGAAGATTTCTGTAACAAGCTTCATAGATCGATTGCGAAAGAATTCAAATA TGCATTGGTTTGGGGTTCATCGGTGAAACATCAACCTCAGAAAGTAGGGAAAGATCATCTGCTCTGTGACGAGGATGTTGTGCAAATTGTGAAAAAAGTGTGA
- the Dila gene encoding centrosomal protein of 131 kDa isoform X2 — translation MAGSSVREKKRDFNQNLIEPSRSFEQLCNMINKLEKESNIEIAECNRMDLLAVDVTDKYDAGLEPTIRKYSGQIEPEEDVITDKRGPTATTYDDIMSFLGTLENEDTAESNVAANSETIISSCQNPRGYEVQNLVCHRDDLDTAKLQIEEKNATIECLKDQLKSERKAACDKLASQKRHHAVKSKELENKYRAIVKRHQKFIEQLLAEKTDLTQKCDSLARQIKEIEQKVQRDLKVITERHAVELQRAKENISASEKIRRERWLEMKTSKIKEMTVKGLEPELHNMMGQHQQEIQELRRVHIKELQDVELRAMRRSNQQLEQLRIELSDTHEKMLTKEKDILAARYKENLEEQEAHFQAQQKTFAEHFEREKSMLIAEQKKRDRETSMLLQQMELHFQKETERLKEQDEIAKRNFEESLRKEWLTWADNYKKEQSVTFTKAENTIRNNCQKERDKQIEIAIVRLEKESREMQAKLQQNFDNKLELIKEDYNTKLQAAIKSESIYKNKLLLLEERFKCTEEQFKKTENRLKECMTNLNDMNETIVRLTAERNNAKEITRQEIEMEKRELEDKITSLYQEITQNNANRDQLMTQLHSRIKFIVTQKVVIIKNLNKKLSDANLRCKHLEKLLDQQRKEYILTTL, via the exons ATGGCAGGAAGCAGTGTACGtgaaaaaaaacgcgatttCAATCAGAATTTAATCGAGCCCTCACGTTCGTTCGAACAATTATGCAACATGATaaacaaattagaaaaagaaagcaataTTGAGATCGCCGAGTGCAATCGAATGGATTTGCTGGCAGTCGATGTGACTGACAAATATGACGCCGGTCTCGAACCGACAATACGCAAATATTCTGGACAA ATTGAACCGGAAGAAGATGTTATCACGGATAAACGTGGACCAACCGCGACAACTTACGATGACATTATGTCCTTTTTAGGAACCTTAGAAAATG aAGATACGGCGGAGAGTAACGTCGCTGCCAATAGTGAGACTATAATTTCATCTTGCCAAAATCCCAGGGG ATACGAAGTACAGAATCTTGTTTGCCATCGGGACGATTTAGACACCGCGAAATTAcaaatcgaggaaaaaaacGCGACGATAGAGTGCTTGAAAGATCAATTAAAGTCCGAGCGAAAGGCAGCGTGCGACAAATTGGCGTCGCAAAAACGTCATCATGCTGTCAAGTCGAAAGAGTTGGAGAATAAGTACAGGGCGATCGTAAAACGTCATCAAAAGTTTATCGAACAGCTGCTCGCCGAGAAAACGGATCTCACGCAGAAATGCGACTCTCTGGCCCGACAGATTAAGGAGATAGAGCAAAAGGTCCAGCGAGATCTGAAAGTAATTACCGAAAGGCACGCCGTCGAGCTGCAACGCGCAAAGGAGAACATCTCGGCGTCCGAGAAGATCCGACGCGAGCGATGGCTGGAGATGAAAACTTCGAAAATCAAA GAAATGACAGTAAAAGGATTGGAGCCGGAATTACATAATATGATGGGACAACATCAACAGGAAATACAGGAGTTAAGGCGTGTGCATATAAAGGAGTTACAGGATGTAGAATTGCGTGCGATGCGTAGATCGAATCAGCAGTTGGAGCAATTGCGAATCGAGTTATCAGACACCCATGAGAAAATGTTGACTAAGGAAAAGGATATATTAGCAGCAAG atataaaGAAAATCTGGAGGAGCAAGAAGCGCACTTTCAAGCACAACAAAAGACATTTGCGGAGCattttgaaagagaaaaatcgaTGCTCATTGCAGAGCAAAAAAAACGCGACCGAGAAACAAGCATGCTGCTACAACAAATGGAATTGCATTTTCAg aaagaaacagaaagaTTAAAGGAACAGGACGAAATTGCCAAGAGAAATTTCGAGGAATCTTTGAGAAAAGAATGGCTTACGTGGgcggataattataaaaaagaacaaagcgTGACTTTCACAAAGGCAGAGAATACAATTCGCAACAATTGTCAAAAGGAGAGAGACAAGCAGATAGAGATCGCTATAGTTAGATTGGAAAAAGAATCTCGTGAAATGCAAGCAAAATTGCAACAAAATTTTGATAACAAATTGGA GCTAATAAAAGAAGATTACAACACAAAATTGCAAGCCGCAATTAAAAGCGAAAGtatctacaaaaataaattgttattattggAAGAAAGATTTAAATGTACAGAAGAACAGtttaaaaaaacagaaaatagaTTAAAGGAATGTATGACCAATCTAAATGATATGAACGAg ACGATTGTAAGATTAACCGCGGAGAGAAACAATGCAAAAGAGATAACAAGACAGGAAATtgaaatggaaaaaagagaattggAAGATAAAATTACATCTCTTTATCAAgaaataacgcaaaataacGCTAACAGAGATCAACTTATGACACAATTACATAGCAG aataaaatttatagttaCTCAAAAAGTTGTAATCATAAAAAACCTTAATAAAAAGCTTAGTGACGCTAATTTAAGATGCAAACACTTGGAAAAATTGTTGGATcaacaaagaaaagaatatattttaacaactttgtaa
- the Dila gene encoding centrosomal protein of 131 kDa isoform X1 — protein sequence MSFLGTLENEDTAESNVAANSETIISSCQNPRGYEVQNLVCHRDDLDTAKLQIEEKNATIECLKDQLKSERKAACDKLASQKRHHAVKSKELENKYRAIVKRHQKFIEQLLAEKTDLTQKCDSLARQIKEIEQKVQRDLKVITERHAVELQRAKENISASEKIRRERWLEMKTSKIKEMTVKGLEPELHNMMGQHQQEIQELRRVHIKELQDVELRAMRRSNQQLEQLRIELSDTHEKMLTKEKDILAARYKENLEEQEAHFQAQQKTFAEHFEREKSMLIAEQKKRDRETSMLLQQMELHFQKETERLKEQDEIAKRNFEESLRKEWLTWADNYKKEQSVTFTKAENTIRNNCQKERDKQIEIAIVRLEKESREMQAKLQQNFDNKLELIKEDYNTKLQAAIKSESIYKNKLLLLEERFKCTEEQFKKTENRLKECMTNLNDMNETIVRLTAERNNAKEITRQEIEMEKRELEDKITSLYQEITQNNANRDQLMTQLHSRIKFIVTQKVVIIKNLNKKLSDANLRCKHLEKLLDQQRKEYILTTL from the exons ATGTCCTTTTTAGGAACCTTAGAAAATG aAGATACGGCGGAGAGTAACGTCGCTGCCAATAGTGAGACTATAATTTCATCTTGCCAAAATCCCAGGGG ATACGAAGTACAGAATCTTGTTTGCCATCGGGACGATTTAGACACCGCGAAATTAcaaatcgaggaaaaaaacGCGACGATAGAGTGCTTGAAAGATCAATTAAAGTCCGAGCGAAAGGCAGCGTGCGACAAATTGGCGTCGCAAAAACGTCATCATGCTGTCAAGTCGAAAGAGTTGGAGAATAAGTACAGGGCGATCGTAAAACGTCATCAAAAGTTTATCGAACAGCTGCTCGCCGAGAAAACGGATCTCACGCAGAAATGCGACTCTCTGGCCCGACAGATTAAGGAGATAGAGCAAAAGGTCCAGCGAGATCTGAAAGTAATTACCGAAAGGCACGCCGTCGAGCTGCAACGCGCAAAGGAGAACATCTCGGCGTCCGAGAAGATCCGACGCGAGCGATGGCTGGAGATGAAAACTTCGAAAATCAAA GAAATGACAGTAAAAGGATTGGAGCCGGAATTACATAATATGATGGGACAACATCAACAGGAAATACAGGAGTTAAGGCGTGTGCATATAAAGGAGTTACAGGATGTAGAATTGCGTGCGATGCGTAGATCGAATCAGCAGTTGGAGCAATTGCGAATCGAGTTATCAGACACCCATGAGAAAATGTTGACTAAGGAAAAGGATATATTAGCAGCAAG atataaaGAAAATCTGGAGGAGCAAGAAGCGCACTTTCAAGCACAACAAAAGACATTTGCGGAGCattttgaaagagaaaaatcgaTGCTCATTGCAGAGCAAAAAAAACGCGACCGAGAAACAAGCATGCTGCTACAACAAATGGAATTGCATTTTCAg aaagaaacagaaagaTTAAAGGAACAGGACGAAATTGCCAAGAGAAATTTCGAGGAATCTTTGAGAAAAGAATGGCTTACGTGGgcggataattataaaaaagaacaaagcgTGACTTTCACAAAGGCAGAGAATACAATTCGCAACAATTGTCAAAAGGAGAGAGACAAGCAGATAGAGATCGCTATAGTTAGATTGGAAAAAGAATCTCGTGAAATGCAAGCAAAATTGCAACAAAATTTTGATAACAAATTGGA GCTAATAAAAGAAGATTACAACACAAAATTGCAAGCCGCAATTAAAAGCGAAAGtatctacaaaaataaattgttattattggAAGAAAGATTTAAATGTACAGAAGAACAGtttaaaaaaacagaaaatagaTTAAAGGAATGTATGACCAATCTAAATGATATGAACGAg ACGATTGTAAGATTAACCGCGGAGAGAAACAATGCAAAAGAGATAACAAGACAGGAAATtgaaatggaaaaaagagaattggAAGATAAAATTACATCTCTTTATCAAgaaataacgcaaaataacGCTAACAGAGATCAACTTATGACACAATTACATAGCAG aataaaatttatagttaCTCAAAAAGTTGTAATCATAAAAAACCTTAATAAAAAGCTTAGTGACGCTAATTTAAGATGCAAACACTTGGAAAAATTGTTGGATcaacaaagaaaagaatatattttaacaactttgtaa
- the Drep2 gene encoding uncharacterized protein Drep2 isoform X1 — translation MAREELRTKRPFKIWDSWRNVRKGLVVSNFEELIVRGKEKLGVPQNENVSLVLESDGTQVEDGEYFKTLGNNTILLLLRHGERWCPTGVDIIRAAISAIPKIVCETIHALELHDETPSWKIMDNKGRVTVVLHWDQRSSSSSQVQQQQSKGGQDPQASKYSPTKKADLSGAQRPSLVIQTSLDKLGYDGKTHLPGEIAPSRYTSPRITVINHDDMQQPVPSHMPGRLVKQGTSSFDSTTIHIHTPECSNHIHQPVARNGSPVNGSDGGTVGECDFHCCALHEEGRRIAVHKSVATSPIQDAQHAQYHPHHQHQQQQQQTQTQTPSPQPPSSLSDGTKRPGLSKGHVRFRDTADEESSSRLAGAAGFHLHHNHHHHHQEHDSSESETENTIMEDEIVTSEKFLLLIDQLTVDQKHHLSIKDIGIILERLSSKILDVERLDRESESEECYNWTIKAIIRGDVLRELGVIYNGNYYAISEHPGYKEESEENNEDNEEEEEDRL, via the exons ATGGCAAGAGAG GAGTTACGGACGAAGAGACCTTTTAAGATATGGGACAGCTGGCGTAACGTAAGAAAAGGACTGGTCGTTAGCAATTTCGAAGAGTTGATTGTTCGAG GTAAGGAAAAGCTAGGCGTGCCACAAAACGAGAATGTCTCGCTAGTTTTGGAGTCGGATGGTACGCAAGTCGAAGACGGCGAATACTTCAAGACCCTAGGAAACAACACGATCCTACTCTTGTTGCGGCATGGTGAACGCTGGTGTCCTACTGGCGTCGACATCATACGCGCTG CAATTTCGGCGATTCCGAAAATAGTCTGCGAGACGATCCACGCACTGGAGCTGCACGATGAGACGCCATCGTGGAAAATCATGGACAATAAAGGCCGAGTCACCGTGGTGCTGCACTGGGACCAGCgctcgtcatcgtcgtcgcaGGTGCAACAGCAGCAGTCGAAGGGAGGCCAAGATCCCCAAGCCTCCAAGTATTCGCCGACTAAAAAAGCCGATTTGAGTGGCGCCCAACGGCCGTCCTTGGTGATTCAAACCAGCCTCGACAAACTTGGCTACGACGGCAAGACGCATCTGCCTGGCGAGATCGCCCCGTCGCGGTACACCAGCCCGCGAATCACTGTGATAAATCATGACGATATG CAACAACCTGTGCCGTCGCACATGCCGGGTCGTCTGGTAAAGCAAGGTACGAGTTCGTTTGACAGCACGACCATCCACATTCACACCCCCGAATGCTCGAACCACATTCACCAGCCGGTTGCACGGAACGGCAGCCCGGTGAACGGTTCCGACGGTGGTACCGTCGGCGAGTGCGATTTCCATTGCTGCGCTCTACACgaggagggccgcagaatcgCTGTACACAAATCGGTGGCGACGTCGCCGATTCAAGACGCGCAGCACGCACAGTATCATCCACATCATCAACatcaacaacagcagcagcagacGCAAACGCAGACACCGTCGCCACAGCCGCCATCCTCCCTATCGGACGGTACTAAGCGACCTGGCCTCAGCAAAGGCCACGTGCGCTTTCGCGATACCGCCGACGAGGAGTCAAGCTCGCGCCTGGCCGGTGCCGCTGGCTTCCACTTGCACCAtaatcatcatcatcaccatCAAGAGCACGACAGCTCCGAGTCCGAGACGGAGAATACAATAATGGAGGACGAAATCGTGACCtcggaaaaatttttgttgctgATCGATCAGCTGACGGTTGATCAGAAGCACCACCTTAGCATCAAGGACATTGGCATTATATTGGAGCGACTTAGCTCGAAAATCCTCGACGTCGAGCGGCTGgatcgcgagagcgagagcgaggagTGCTACAATTGGACGATCAAGGCGATCATACGAGGCGATGTCCTGCGGGAACTCGGAGTGATTTACAATGGGAATTATTACGCGATCTCAGAGCATCCCGGCTACAAAGAGGAGTCCGAAGAGAATAATGAGGATaacgaggaggaggaagaggataGACTTTAA
- the Drep2 gene encoding uncharacterized protein Drep2 isoform X2, producing the protein MEIDNLVEETNLEATDKIETDQTELHVDQTESLHTHKPLNDQPTISAIPKIVCETIHALELHDETPSWKIMDNKGRVTVVLHWDQRSSSSSQVQQQQSKGGQDPQASKYSPTKKADLSGAQRPSLVIQTSLDKLGYDGKTHLPGEIAPSRYTSPRITVINHDDMQQPVPSHMPGRLVKQGTSSFDSTTIHIHTPECSNHIHQPVARNGSPVNGSDGGTVGECDFHCCALHEEGRRIAVHKSVATSPIQDAQHAQYHPHHQHQQQQQQTQTQTPSPQPPSSLSDGTKRPGLSKGHVRFRDTADEESSSRLAGAAGFHLHHNHHHHHQEHDSSESETENTIMEDEIVTSEKFLLLIDQLTVDQKHHLSIKDIGIILERLSSKILDVERLDRESESEECYNWTIKAIIRGDVLRELGVIYNGNYYAISEHPGYKEESEENNEDNEEEEEDRL; encoded by the exons ATGGAAATCGACAACTTGGTTGAGGAAACTAATCTCGAAGCAActgataaaattgaaactgaTCAAACTGAATTACATGTGGATCAAACTGAATCCTTACACACACACAAGCCTTTAAACGATCAACCAA CAATTTCGGCGATTCCGAAAATAGTCTGCGAGACGATCCACGCACTGGAGCTGCACGATGAGACGCCATCGTGGAAAATCATGGACAATAAAGGCCGAGTCACCGTGGTGCTGCACTGGGACCAGCgctcgtcatcgtcgtcgcaGGTGCAACAGCAGCAGTCGAAGGGAGGCCAAGATCCCCAAGCCTCCAAGTATTCGCCGACTAAAAAAGCCGATTTGAGTGGCGCCCAACGGCCGTCCTTGGTGATTCAAACCAGCCTCGACAAACTTGGCTACGACGGCAAGACGCATCTGCCTGGCGAGATCGCCCCGTCGCGGTACACCAGCCCGCGAATCACTGTGATAAATCATGACGATATG CAACAACCTGTGCCGTCGCACATGCCGGGTCGTCTGGTAAAGCAAGGTACGAGTTCGTTTGACAGCACGACCATCCACATTCACACCCCCGAATGCTCGAACCACATTCACCAGCCGGTTGCACGGAACGGCAGCCCGGTGAACGGTTCCGACGGTGGTACCGTCGGCGAGTGCGATTTCCATTGCTGCGCTCTACACgaggagggccgcagaatcgCTGTACACAAATCGGTGGCGACGTCGCCGATTCAAGACGCGCAGCACGCACAGTATCATCCACATCATCAACatcaacaacagcagcagcagacGCAAACGCAGACACCGTCGCCACAGCCGCCATCCTCCCTATCGGACGGTACTAAGCGACCTGGCCTCAGCAAAGGCCACGTGCGCTTTCGCGATACCGCCGACGAGGAGTCAAGCTCGCGCCTGGCCGGTGCCGCTGGCTTCCACTTGCACCAtaatcatcatcatcaccatCAAGAGCACGACAGCTCCGAGTCCGAGACGGAGAATACAATAATGGAGGACGAAATCGTGACCtcggaaaaatttttgttgctgATCGATCAGCTGACGGTTGATCAGAAGCACCACCTTAGCATCAAGGACATTGGCATTATATTGGAGCGACTTAGCTCGAAAATCCTCGACGTCGAGCGGCTGgatcgcgagagcgagagcgaggagTGCTACAATTGGACGATCAAGGCGATCATACGAGGCGATGTCCTGCGGGAACTCGGAGTGATTTACAATGGGAATTATTACGCGATCTCAGAGCATCCCGGCTACAAAGAGGAGTCCGAAGAGAATAATGAGGATaacgaggaggaggaagaggataGACTTTAA